A part of Paenibacillus donghaensis genomic DNA contains:
- a CDS encoding TnsD family Tn7-like transposition protein, whose amino-acid sequence MIPHGYNFGGIEVTNETCEQMLIDSICPNGHEILANVDHCSNKVTDENQRLIDDLAILMKQTSANLDTSFIKLISYAGAKGYIHFRGDFIYKKRLLSDMTEYFGVEYLKSFGLDPAYLMSEKEMVHFLQKNNLKDNLILYLLIMRFFAYNVKDWFYKDENYSIPIPFGNGPWLCVNTICPQYNNRIISTIYRKAHEWVTGRFSCPYCGMIYTRRGIPKTEDETQYSIDTMGSLFIEQAVLFYENGLTFDEIANKLLSNRTTIRKYLMPHRGRKRSKAYPREVDPSTVLELGYHQAAATELPKIEECRSSLGKP is encoded by the coding sequence ATGATCCCGCATGGTTATAATTTCGGGGGAATTGAGGTAACTAACGAAACCTGTGAACAAATGCTTATCGATTCAATCTGCCCTAACGGACATGAGATTTTAGCTAATGTTGATCACTGCTCTAATAAAGTAACTGATGAAAACCAACGATTAATCGATGATTTAGCAATATTAATGAAACAAACAAGCGCTAACTTAGACACAAGCTTTATTAAATTAATTTCGTATGCCGGTGCCAAAGGCTATATTCATTTTCGGGGCGATTTTATCTATAAAAAAAGACTTTTATCTGATATGACAGAGTATTTTGGTGTTGAGTATTTAAAATCATTCGGTCTCGACCCAGCTTATCTGATGAGTGAAAAAGAAATGGTGCACTTTCTTCAAAAAAATAATCTCAAGGATAACCTCATCTTATACTTGTTGATTATGAGGTTTTTTGCATATAATGTAAAAGATTGGTTTTATAAAGATGAAAATTACTCAATCCCAATCCCATTTGGGAATGGACCATGGCTGTGTGTCAATACAATCTGTCCACAATACAATAATAGGATTATTTCTACGATATACAGAAAAGCACATGAATGGGTTACTGGTCGATTCAGTTGTCCATACTGTGGAATGATCTATACTAGACGAGGAATTCCTAAAACTGAAGATGAAACACAATATTCTATAGATACAATGGGCTCTTTATTCATTGAACAGGCAGTTCTTTTTTATGAGAATGGACTGACATTTGATGAAATAGCAAATAAGTTATTATCCAATAGGACAACAATTAGGAAGTACCTTATGCCGCACAGGGGAAGAAAGCGGAGTAAAGCATATCCGAGGGAAGTCGATCCTTCTACTGTTTTAGAACTTGGGTACCATCAAGCGGCTGCAACCGAGCTCCCAAAAATTGAGGAATGTAGAAGTAGCTTGGGGAAGCCTTAG